The segment TAAAGCTCTTTTTATTAAGGAATTAGACAAAATGTATCAACAAGGGGCACCAGAGGATGACATGAGAGAGAGATTTGAAGAAATGGAGAGGATGAGGGAAAGCGTCTTTAATGAAATGGATACTAACAGCGACGGATTTATTGATTACAGAGAGTTCTTAAGGCAAACCAAAAGCAATAATTTCAAGCAAGATCATGGGTGGCAGGtaatgtaaaatttctatttgagTAGGCTAGACTTATGAGAAAGGGATTTTTAGGGTTTAGATGAACAAACAAAGCCATACAGTGATGAGGAACTGCAAGAGTATATCAGGCAACATCATGCAGCTAATCAGGTGCCTCAGGCTAATTATATTCCTGTGCAGCAGTTACAACATCCTGCAGGATATCCACAACAggtatcatttttttttgggagggaaaaaaatttaacagaagaaaatcaataaatgcCACAAAGTGCTATTATAAACTTGGatgcaaaaatggtttttcCCAAAAGTTCCTGTGGCTCGGATTCCCGGTAATTCCCCTTGATTTACGTTGCAATCCTTAGATTAATAGCCAAACACAGTGCTAAAGTCTGTgtacatatataaatttaatatctagTCCCCTGTATTAtagatattatattatatataccTATCATGTGATATAGCTTACCACCTTATTTGACCATAGTTACAACACCATTATAAAGTCTTTTTTGCCGATtacaataatgttttttatactTGAAATTGAAAGGAAATAAGGCCATTTCTTTCAACCAACCTATTGATGAGTAATTTAGATAtggttttaaatatatttcaggCACCTTCTGGTGCTTACCAACAAGTACCACCTGGAGGGTACCAGCAAGTACCACTTGGAGGGTATCAGCAAGCGCCACCCCATCAGCAATTCCAAGCAGGCCATGTGCCACAAATGCCTCCACAATCTTTGGTAAGTTTTGATAATATTCTTGCAACACCTATAATATATCTCCTGTCCAAAAAAGGAGTTGAACACAAATGAAATTCATTCTGGACAACCTCCACAATACCAACAGCAACAACCACCTCAATATCACCAACAGCAACCTCCTCAGTACCAACAGCAACAACCTCCTCAATATCAGGTTCCTCAGAAACAACCTCCTCAATATCAGGTTCTTCAGCAACAACCTCAATATCAACAGGCACCTCAATTGCCACAATACCAACAATCTTCGCCACAACAAGCTCAACAGGTGCCTCAAAATAATGCTCAACAGCAGCCACCTAATCCACAGGTTAATGCTGATCCGCCAGTCGTTCAACACCAGGTAAAATTTTGTGCagtataattattgttaaaaaagttaattgaaTCGTTTTTTTAGCCGCAACAGAACACAGTGCATCAACAAGCAAACGTTCAAAAGcaagtttaataaatatttaatttttgcatttattaaatttctatttattgtGATAAGCtagcatttaatttaatttaaaaaaatactatgtTGTTggtctttaattttatttatgtcgcctcgattttaaataaatgatctGATTTAcctacttatttttttattttaataataattaaagcgTTTGCAGCACATAggtaatatttaaagtttggaACTATTAGCATTTACgcaaaaatacatacaatgACTATGAagataaatactaaaattgtTGTGCAGATCTTTcattaattgtaattaatttttattaatccatatagaaataaattgagcataaataacCACAAAATGAAACGTAAGGAATGAATAGATATAAAAACTTAGCCATCGTAATTTGGATGTGGAATGGTCAATTAGATAAAGTTTGGTTTTTAAACACTTtcacatttaataattattttatgacaGTTTGTAACTTGGCAATAGACACATAATCAGAGAATTAATATTCTCTCCTCAACATTGGACACTTTTAAGAtacctaaataaatttaaaaattacaaacaaagaaaaactacAGGGACTTATTAAATTACACAGAAAGCTAATTAAGAGATATCCTCTGATatatccataatttttttctcctttttttccttaaatctTCCACTTTCCCACTTTTTGCATTGTTTTTCAAACCATTCTGCAAAAGATTTCTCAACACTCTCATAGCCCTCAGGCTTTTTATCCATTAATTCTTGAGGGACATCAATTCCTAGTTTTTCAGGTACCATGTAACAAAAAAGCCAACCAAATAGGGGAGTTATTGTGAATACATAGTTTGCTTCCTTGTGATAAAATACTAACCCATTAAGCAAGATTTCTTCGCCAGAAGTGGTAGTAAATTTCTGGTGCAATTTGTCTTGAATTATTGGTTTTTCAGCAGGAAATGAAGGTAAAAGTGATAGTGATATTCTAGATTCTGTTTCTATCAGATTGGGATTgtctttgaaaatattgtctAGCCAATAAAAGCGGAAAGTAGTTTCATGCTCCACTAGTGACATTTTGTTCCAATGTAAACAATCTAGTATAAATATCGTTCGGGTGCCCTTATGGTAAATACCATCCAATGCAGTAACTGCATTGCTACAATCACAAATTTGTAATCCACCCCCTGGTAGATTCGATGGGAAGTCACAGAGAGTTGCCCCCCGGATCATCATATATGTACTGTTATTTCTGGCAAGCACCAACACTCGAGTACCCTCTGGGGCTAATTTGACAAGCCAGTTGTCTTCTAAATCACTTGGAACTTCAGAAAACCATTCAGATAGCATAAGGCtaaaatcacaatattttttagactTTCGTTTGCGTTTCCATATATTTCTCATAACATAATAGTCAGTCTCCGTCTCCATATCTTCTGAACATTCTACAAGCTCAGAAGGATATTCTTCCCtgcatttttccatttcttgaTCTATGGTTTCATTTTCGTCATATAATTCTGTAAAGTCTCTATGTCTATCAACTATAGTGTGACGTCTTTGTATCTGTTCTTCGAGAAGAAGCTCTCTTCTTTGCTGCTGGGATAACTGGGGTCCTTTGCCGGTGTTTTTGTACAAAAAGGAATGTGCTATTGGAAGTTCTGATGCTTCTTCTGATGTATTAAGAGACTGTACTTCAGCCATTGCAGTGGAGTTGTTTGAAAGGAGTTTAGATGTTAATCTTTGAAATCAAGctttaaatatctaataataaacaaatttaacgAACAGCGACAagaagttttgaattttaaaatttagtaggaatttttttaagttatgttaggtttggtaaaaaatgttgatccatTAACAGGCAGACCTATGCAGACACTTAGTTATTAGGCAGGTGACATCTGGCAACGTAGCTTGTTAAATTTGTATGTTAGAAAGAGATAACGAACTTAAAGATATCTTATCGCGACATTGCCAGAGTTGTTGAAAATTCtccaacttaaaaaataatcctaaCCCTCACTGATAGTGGCGTGTGAGgttatgtttgtttttcttttttaaaaaatttttcatttccatgtggtttttgatttttccagTGAAAATTCattagatttttctttgacTTTCGTGCACAAATTTTCGCGGTAAGTATTTCATTAGAATTCGAGTTTAATTACATGATATTCTACACAATACCGCCTACTGAGTGGCTGACGAAATTCAGTGCAATGTTATCTTTCGAAAATTACTGAGATAAAActcttttaaaagttttacaaaatGGTCGAAGACACCGAGAAGCCCGAGAGCAAAAAGGCAGCAAAAAAGGAGGCCAAGAAAGCTGAAAAAGCTGCCAAGAAAGCCGAGCACAAAGTTGAAAGTGGGAAGAGTGAAGGAGAGGCCCCAGCCGAAGGTAATACTAGTACATATGGTACTATTAACTCTTAATTGAGTGCTCTCAGCAAATATGAAGGCATAGAAAAGCCTGTGAAAgcataagtaaaaattaaaagtataaGGTTTAGAAAAGCCTAcaggttaaaattttaatatttttacttgcTAAGTTAAcagtattttttcttataattctCAATTACCCATTTTTAGTCAATACCTTAATATCTCCCCCTTTTAGAGGATGTTTCAGTAGGCAAATATGGAATCCTTCCTTTAATCAAATCTGACCCCACAGCCCCAAAACACACTTTCATCTATATCAAAGACCTAACTAAGCACTTGACTGGAAATACTGTATGGGTAAGAGGTAGACTGCATACTAGCCGAGCAAGAGGCAAGcaatgttttattgttttacgACAAAGAGAATTTACTGTCCAAGTCCTTATCAATGTATCAGAGGATGTGCCAAAAGCAATGGTCAAGTTTTCCAGCAAGTAAGTCATTGTGCTAAAATAATTGAACTTACAATGTAATGACTTACTTGTTTTAGTATTTCTAAAGAGAGTATTATAGACGTTGAAGCAAAAGTTGCAGAGGTGCCCTCAGGAGTGGCGGGTTGCAGTCAGACTGAGGTGGAATTAGTTGCTTCACAAATTTGGGTAGTTTCAGCCTCATTCCCACAGCTGCCTTTGCAGATTGAAGATGCTAGTAGGCCTGAAAAACCTGGAGTAATATTATCACTTGTTCTTGCATTCACATTTAGAAAAACATGTAATTTCAGGAAAAAGATTCCTTGAATATTCGTGTTAACCAGGATACAAGGTTGGATAATAGAGTATTGGATTTAAGGACTGCCACTAGTCAGGCTatatttaggtaaatttatttatttattcattttgcttgttaaaattaatatttgttatacAGACTTGAAGCAGGGGTTTGTAAACTgtttcgagatattttaaCAAGCAAAGGATTTGTTGAAATTCACACTCCAAAAATTATCCCTGCAGCCTCAGAAGGAGGAGCCAATGTTTTTACAGTGAgttattttaaaggtaaaaagTCAGAAAACTCATCAATAGGGCAAaagtttatgaaaaattacttacatGATAGGTTCAGCATACCTGGCTCAAAGTCCTCAGTTGTACAAGCAAATGGCCATAGCCGCCGATTTCGAGAAGGTCTTCACCATTGGTGCGGTGTTTAGAGCGGAGGATTCCAACACTCACCGACATTTAACTGAGTTCACGGGTCTCGATTTAGAAATGGCTTTCCAGTATCACTATCATGAAGTCATGTTAACTATCGGTGATTTGTTTACCAATATATTTAAAGGGTTGCGTGATCATTACAGCAATGAAATAGCCTTGGTTGGGCAGCAGTATCCCACAGAACCATTCACTTTCCTAGATCCTCCTCTGGTGCTTCAATATACAGAGGGGAGAAAGATGCTTAAGGAAGCTGGGGTTGAAATTGGTGAAGAGGAGGATTTGAGCACCTCAgcagaaaaattattagggagattggttaaatttaaatacgaCACGGATTTTTATATATTGGACAAATATCCATTGGCTGTAAGGCCATTTTATACCATGCCAGATCCTTTGAACCCAAAATTGTCTAATTCCTACGATATGTTTATGAGAGGTGAGGAGATTCTGAGCGGGGCTCAGAGGATACATGATCGCTTGTTGCTGACTGAAAGGGCTAAACATCATGGAataggtaaataattttaatgctcATGTTTAGGTATGTTGATTAACCCAATATGTTATATTTGATACAGATATATCGACCATTGCTTCGTATATCGACGCCTTCATGTATGGTTGTCCGCCCCATGCGGGGGGTGGAATTGGGCTTGAACGAGTCGTGATGCTTTACTTGGGGCTGGATAATGTGAGGAAAACTTCAATGTTCCCTCGCGATCCTAAAAGAGTTACTCCGTgaaaagttattaatattgGTGGGGATTAGGGATGATTatactttcaaaataaatcgcatattaaaaaatgtaattgcTTTATAGTGACCAATAGATTTTGTTATATGATTTTATCAAAttgcgttttattttatttaaaaaaaaatagggaaaaGCTTCCTCAGTAAAGTTACCCATTTCAgcatattttatgaatttccaatattggaattgaaaacttaaaaaaaaagcaattacgTCACTTCGTTAAATGCATTTCCCAAGTTCTGAACTTATCTATGAATTCCCAAATTAACAGGTTAAAGTCTGAAAAATCAGGATTGCTCTAACTTAATTTCGAAAGGGACATTAATTGAATGAATTTCCGAAGCTGAGTCCTCTTAcgattaattttgaaacttagAATGTTTTTGATTCGCTGTAGGAATGATCATTTGCTATGTATGAGCAAAAAAAAGTACCATACGGAATCATTACCTACTTGTAAACTAAAGCGGAGTGTGTTTTAGTATTCTTTTATTAGATCTATCAGTCCAATACGGATCTACAGTCTAGCAAATGTTCAATGTTATTTCAGGGAAatatcaaaacaataaaagcgCAAAAGCAACTTTccaaacatttatattttccaaatcTAGAAATCGAGGATTATACTCATCTAAAACACTAAACCTTTACTcttgtttacaaattaaaaacttaaaaccttttaaacaTTAAAGCGCACGTcctaataacaaaaaagaaaaacaaattaaaatgcgACAAATCCAGGCCTAGAACAGTAAGCCCCCAGTACATTGTTTCCTCACCCTGGTACCTACGTCTAAGTGAGACTCGAAGGGAAGGGGGCAGTTTCGTCTTTGGCGCAGATTAGTTTTCGTGACGACACTGACAGAAAGTAGTGTAACATGCTTCGGATGAGTGtgattaacattaaaactcAACATTTTGAGAGTAATCTTAAGTAGGAAAGTAGCAAGATTCGTTTCCAGTAACACATCGTTCATTAGAATTATACAACATAGGTTTAAAAACAAGAATTGGCCTCGTACATACGGAGAGGAAAATAACAACATAGCGAAGCCACgagatattaaaatgtttttggaaCGCGCATCCCAacttgattaaaataatagtgCACTATAGCAGATTTGCCACCCCAAATTTTCATACAGGTTAGGTATAGTAAGCTGACTACCGagaattgttattaattataagCTCGGAGGCGAAACTTTGCAAGTATTTACATTTCCTATaagtttgttgttttaaaaataagattcGTAGAAATTACTGTCCTCAAGTTATTATTTATAGTTACACAGACACTGTAACGCCAGCTGAACAGTTGGAAACACCAAAAATTTGTATGTTTATTATGgtacatattattttaaatataatgggtaaattttgttgtcgTTTAGATGCGTTCTTTAAAAgtatccattttttaaataaataatatacaatacATGGGTGACGAAGGAGCGCCAGGGATTttttcaaagcaaaaatttcCCAAACAAAATGCCCATCacacctgaaaaaaaaaagaaaaatgaagacTTCAAGGCTGACAAAACTCCTTTCTTCACAACTGATTATAGTGAATTACAGTTGACACTTTCTGAATTACCCACAATTGTGTAGAATTCACTAGTTGCAACTTTAACAACTCACCTATAACTACtgctataaaaattaaacccATCATTGAAGGGGATTGCTCTAGCCGTGGTTCAGGGGGCGCATATCGGTTTGGGGCTAGGCCTCTTTGATTCATCAATGccattttctcttcttttaaAAGCAGTATTTCTTGTCGCAGCTCACTTTCCAGCTTCTGCAACTGATTCACCTAAACCAAATATAAGCCAcgaaaaattactttcaaattttaacatacTTCTGAAGATGGTTGACTCTTTTCGGGCTTTTTAGCATGATCGTCTACTTTACTATCGGAATTATCCACTGAATGAACAGTAGCAGTCACCTCTCCGCCAGTGGCACCACTGGGTTGCTCCTGCGTTGGGACCTCAAAAACACATTTCAGCTTTGAGTCCATCAAGTTCTCCGGTAGGACTTCCTTCCACAGATTTTCTACACTGACGTCCCCAGTCTCGGGGAGAAATACAGTTTGCACCATAAATTTATGCTTGTTTTTCTCCGTAGGGTCATATAGGAATGGTTGGAGACAAACTGGAATATTCACCGTGGTTATAAAaagatggaaaaaattgaatggGTGGTGAGTACTCACTAGCTATCTGTGTCGTCTCGCCGGGTTGCAGCACACCCGAGTTGGGTCTGACACAATATTTTTTGGGGGCggttgttttaattttgaacataacCCTTTTGTCTGAGGGATTGGTTAGTTTCATGAAGCTGGTAACCGGTTGACTGAAGGGCCCTGGAAAACAAGAGAATATAGGGAATGGAAGTGCATTGTGCTTAGGAGAAGGttgtttttgaacaaaatctgTTTTCAACAAACTACTTGAGTAAGTTTATACGAATTTTTGCAGGACaagaaccaaaaaaaaaaaaattaaaagggcGTCTATAATTAAGGTATTGCAAGGTATTTTGGcgtacaaaaattttaaatacaattagCCTCTCGAACGTCTACTCTCAGCAGCAATTGCCTTTGTACAGGATTCGatgataatttattataacaaaaacCGCTAAAGTTAGATACAGCAAGGACACTGTTCGTGTATTTAGATGCTCtccaaaatccaaaaatgtagaaaaatacCGTGTGtcgtattatttaaaaataatatttaacgTCTGTTTGCGGTATAATCGAAAATGCACCCATGAACTTTGGCGCACCATCTAATTTTCAgacctatatatttttgttgtgtATCTATATAATTTGTCCACAATGAAAGTGGAAACATCAACCAcaaatgatttaaataaaatactaaatCAAAGATTTTGTGAGATGAAACTCACTTAACTACAACTTAATAATATAGAAGAGTATTTACGTATCACTTTGATTAGTTATATGATAAGGATATGATGGGTACTTCAAAAGAAACGGAAATAATTGTCAACGAGATAAAGTTATTCATATTTAACATGAATTCAAAGCGAATTCCATTGGGAAAAATTGCGCAAAAATAATGAATGCctgtatcatttttttttttaattcaagacGTAATGCAACGATACACGAGCTCCGTGCTAAATTCACCCATGGAATTCGCCATTagttttcacattttaattgTGTTAATACGGCCCTGCTTCACTTAAAGCCCGATAACAGTTTGACCCTGCCTTCGCTCACGCAATTAgggcgacgttgccagtttAACTGAACGCGTTGTTGAAACCACTTCCCGCGAAATCGTAAGCGATCAGCTGATGATGCGAATTCTTAAAAACTACTCCGGAAATGgtaaaacaattgaaattcCAGTCACCAATTTATGTTCTTGGCTCCTTTAGCAAGTTGTAGCGTTAGAACACAGTGAATTTTAGTGTTGTTCCCGACTTTCCACTTTTTGTCCTGTTTTTAGCTAAATCCATCAAGGATTAAGGGACGTTCTGTTCATTGACACACTTGTTTTCTCTCTGGACCCCCATTTCTATGCTTTGCGTATTCGTTCGGGTTAAAACTCTTTATTTCTGTAGCAGATTTACTTTCCCAATTCAAATTCAGCAAGTACCAGCTGGCATTTTTAGTGCCGATACTTCAATTTCCTGCTAAACTGCATATGAAGGAACTTACAGTTAAGGCCAATTATCACTCTGTACTTCTATCAATTACGGAGGTGTTTCACGTAACTGTCGTCCTTTCTTCAACCGTTGGTTAAGTTGAGCTATAGACTAAGA is part of the Euwallacea similis isolate ESF13 chromosome 17, ESF131.1, whole genome shotgun sequence genome and harbors:
- the NUCB1 gene encoding nucleobindin-2 yields the protein MQIKLAILLSFFLFQTCFAPPVTQNKKENESPPDSGYGGLEDYMEYHRYLKEVVNALESDPDFRQKLEKADEKEIKSGKIADELQFVSHHIRSRLDEIKRVELQRLRELVEKKLQLEGNGNSIDEDPTHHHLDHSNPHTFEIEDLKKLIKQTTQDLAEADKMRREEFKHYELEKEYQKQEKLNHTNGSERDTLEHKFQEMEQKHKKHERLHEPGHKAQLEEVWEEQDQMQQEFDPKTFFLLHDIDGNELWDQEEVKALFIKELDKMYQQGAPEDDMRERFEEMERMRESVFNEMDTNSDGFIDYREFLRQTKSNNFKQDHGWQGLDEQTKPYSDEELQEYIRQHHAANQVPQANYIPVQQLQHPAGYPQQAPSGAYQQVPPGGYQQVPLGGYQQAPPHQQFQAGHVPQMPPQSLELNTNEIHSGQPPQYQQQQPPQYHQQQPPQYQQQQQPQYQQAPQLPQYQQSSPQQAQQVPQNNAQQQPPNPQVNADPPVVQHQPQQNTVHQQANVQKQV
- the Snup gene encoding snurportin-1, which translates into the protein MAEVQSLNTSEEASELPIAHSFLYKNTGKGPQLSQQQRRELLLEEQIQRRHTIVDRHRDFTELYDENETIDQEMEKCREEYPSELVECSEDMETETDYYVMRNIWKRKRKSKKYCDFSLMLSEWFSEVPSDLEDNWLVKLAPEGTRVLVLARNNSTYMMIRGATLCDFPSNLPGGGLQICDCSNAVTALDGIYHKGTRTIFILDCLHWNKMSLVEHETTFRFYWLDNIFKDNPNLIETESRISLSLLPSFPAEKPIIQDKLHQKFTTTSGEEILLNGLVFYHKEANYVFTITPLFGWLFCYMVPEKLGIDVPQELMDKKPEGYESVEKSFAEWFEKQCKKWESGRFKEKKEKKIMDISEDIS
- the AspRS gene encoding aspartate--tRNA ligase, cytoplasmic, producing the protein MVEDTEKPESKKAAKKEAKKAEKAAKKAEHKVESGKSEGEAPAEEDVSVGKYGILPLIKSDPTAPKHTFIYIKDLTKHLTGNTVWVRGRLHTSRARGKQCFIVLRQREFTVQVLINVSEDVPKAMVKFSSNISKESIIDVEAKVAEVPSGVAGCSQTEVELVASQIWVVSASFPQLPLQIEDASRPEKPGEKDSLNIRVNQDTRLDNRVLDLRTATSQAIFRLEAGVCKLFRDILTSKGFVEIHTPKIIPAASEGGANVFTVSYFKGSAYLAQSPQLYKQMAIAADFEKVFTIGAVFRAEDSNTHRHLTEFTGLDLEMAFQYHYHEVMLTIGDLFTNIFKGLRDHYSNEIALVGQQYPTEPFTFLDPPLVLQYTEGRKMLKEAGVEIGEEEDLSTSAEKLLGRLVKFKYDTDFYILDKYPLAVRPFYTMPDPLNPKLSNSYDMFMRGEEILSGAQRIHDRLLLTERAKHHGIDISTIASYIDAFMYGCPPHAGGGIGLERVVMLYLGLDNVRKTSMFPRDPKRVTP
- the Vap33 gene encoding vesicle-associated membrane protein-associated protein B, coding for MLKQEQVLQIEPQTELKFVGPFSQPVTSFMKLTNPSDKRVMFKIKTTAPKKYCVRPNSGVLQPGETTQIAICLQPFLYDPTEKNKHKFMVQTVFLPETGDVSVENLWKEVLPENLMDSKLKCVFEVPTQEQPSGATGGEVTATVHSVDNSDSKVDDHAKKPEKSQPSSEVNQLQKLESELRQEILLLKEEKMALMNQRGLAPNRYAPPEPRLEQSPSMMGLIFIAVVIGVMGILFGKFLL